Proteins co-encoded in one Micropterus dolomieu isolate WLL.071019.BEF.003 ecotype Adirondacks linkage group LG19, ASM2129224v1, whole genome shotgun sequence genomic window:
- the LOC123957288 gene encoding transcription factor E2F3-like produces the protein MRVFPQNTLVREASLCPNPQEKRRLELEAGGPQVLQDGGTTAKANNPLVPLPHTGGETPASYPIAHKILFEKSRNDTSLGFLTQRFAELLRSSADGVLDLNIVSQQLNAPKRRVYDVTNVLEGIQLIKKKSKNCIEWLGGPVNFNIDQELTALIEEERKLDELIQSCTWQVHQLCENSHSQRFAYLTYEDVQRIPSLKGQTVIVIKAPAETKLEVPHPDESLQVHLSSTQGPIEVFLCSDDPIPMEATDSSVASCGHLNSSPNGNVSGSPLPYSSFVQVSSNDNANCTSGINSISNPPFEPRQHSSPATVSPMPTSLQPPSEDQQSFVTLTPPLAFSLDGKEYLLSLAEDEGITDLFSSVDLDQLSLDMPL, from the exons ATGCGTGTCTTTCCG CAAAACACACTGGTGAGGGAAGCTAGCCTCTGTCCCAACCCCCAG GAAAAAAGAAGGCTGGAGCTGGAAGCCGGCGGCCCCCAAGTCCTTCAGGATGGTGGCACGACTGCCAAAGCCAACAATCCACTGGTGCCTCTGCCCCACACTGGAGGAGAGA CTCCCGCCTCCTATCCCATAGCGCACAAGATCTTGTTTGAGAAGTCGCGCAATGACACATCGCTTGGGTTCTTAACGCAGAGGTTTGCGGAGCTGCTTAGGAGCTCTGCTGATGGGGTGTTGGACCTTAACATAGTGTCCCAGCAGCTCAATGCCCCTAAGAGACGTGTCTACGACGTCACCAATGTCCTGGAAGGGATCCAGCTCATCAAGAAGAAGTCTAAAAACTGCATCGAGTGGTT GGGCGGTCCAGTGAACTTTAACATAGATCAAGAGCTGACGGCTCTCattgaggaggagaggaagctggACGAGTTGATCCAAAGCTGTACGTGGCAGGTTCACCAGCTGTGTGAGAACAGTCACAGTCAGAG ATTTGCGTATTTGACTTACGAGGACGTCCAAAGAATTCCCAGCCTGAAAGGACAGACTGTGATTGTGATCAAAGCCCCGGCAGAGACAAAACTGGAAGTGCCACACCCAGACGAG AGCCTCCAGGTCCACCTCAGCAGCACACAGGGACCCATTGAAGTGTTCCTCTGCTCCGATGACCCCATCCCTATGGAAGCCACAGACAGCTCTGTGGCCAGTTGCGGCCACTTAAACTCATCCCCCAATGGGAACGTCTCTGGCTCCCCTTTGCCTTACTCGTCCTTCGTCCAGGTGTCTTCCAATG ACAATGCAAACTGCACTTCTGGAATCAATAGTATCTCCAACCCGCCGTTCGAACCGAGACAGCACTCCTCACCAGCTACCGTCTCTCCCATGCCCACCTCCCTCCAACCCCCCTCTGAAGATCAACAGAGCTTTGTCACCCTCACCCCACCACTGGCCTTCTCTCTTGATGGGAAGGAGTACCTCCTGAGCCTTGCTGAGGACGAGGGCATCACCGACCTCTTCTCCTCTGTGGACCTGGACCAGTTGTCCCTGGATATGCCCCTCTGA